A window from Rana temporaria chromosome 8, aRanTem1.1, whole genome shotgun sequence encodes these proteins:
- the LOC120946939 gene encoding cytochrome P450 26A1: protein MELYTLVTSALCTLLLPLLLLITATKLWELYCISRRDTSCQWPLPPGTMGLPFFGETLQMVLQRRKFLQLKRRKYGHIYKTHLFGTPTIRVLGAENVRHILLGEHKLVSVQWPASVRTILGSGCLSNLHDSQHKNMKKVIMQAFSREALENYVPVMEEEMKSAIDVWLQSGSCVLVYPAVKRLMFRIAMRLLLGFEPAQMDPTHEQPLVEAFEEMIRNLFSLPIDVPFSGLYRGLRARDIIHAKIEENIKEKLRRVPESSCKDALQLLIDHSRKNGQPVDLQALKESATELLFGGHGTTASAATSLITFLALHKGVVQKVRQELESKGLLSNKPEERKDLSIEILQQLTYTGCVLKETLRLSPPVPGGFRVARKTFVLNGFQIPKGWNVIYSIADTHDVAETFPNKDEFDPDRFLTPFPEDSSRFNFIPFGGGVRSCVGKEFAKILLKIFIVELCRNCDWELLNGAPTMKTGPIVYPSDNLPTIFKPFSSTC from the exons ATGGAGCTATATACCCTGGTCACTAGCGCTCTGTGCACGCTGCTGCTGCCACTTCTGCTGCTCATAACTGCGACCAAACTCTGGGAGCTGTACTGTATCAGTCGCAGGGACACGAGCTGTCAGTGGCCGCTGCCGCCGGGCACGATGGGGTTACCCTTCTTCGGAGAGACTCTACAAATGGTCCTGCAG AGGCGCAAATTCCTCCAGCTGAAGCGCAGAAAGTACGGACACATCTACAAGACGCATCTGTTCGGAACCCCCACTATCCGCGTATTGGGCGCAGAGAACGTGCGCCACATTCTCCTGGGGGAGCACAAGCTGGTGTCGGTGCAATGGCCGGCGTCTGTCCGCACCATCCTGGGCTCTGGATGTCTGTCCAACCTGCATGACAGCCAGCACAAGAACATGAAGAAG GTGATCATGCAAGCTTTCTCCCGGGAGGCTCTGGAGAACTATGTGCCGGTCATGGAGGAGGAGATGAAGAGCGCCATAGACGTGTGGCTGCAGAGCGGCTCCTGCGTGTTGGTTTACCCGGCTGTGAAACGGCTGATGTTCCGCATCGCTATGAGGCTGCTGCTGGGATTCGAACCCGCCCAGATGGACCCGACACACGAGCAGCCGCTGGTGGAGGCCTTCGAGGAAATGATCCGCAATCTCTTCTCGCTGCCGATTGATGTGCCATTTAGCGGCCTCTACAGG ggATTGCGGGCTCGAGATATTATCCATGCCAAGATAGAGGAAAACATAAAGGAAAAGCTGAGAAGAGTGCCGGAGAGCTCATGTAAAGATGCACTGCAGCTGCTCATAGATCACAGCCGCAAGAACGGACAACCAGTGGACCTGCAG GCACTGAAAGAATCTGCCACAGAACTCTTATTTGGGGGGCATGGGACCACTGCCAGTGCAGCTACATCCCTGATCACATTCCTTGCCCTtcataaaggggttgtacagaAAGTCCGACAAGAACTTGAATCTAAG ggTCTCCTATCCAATAAACCCGAAGAAAGGAAGGACCTAAGCATTGAGATTCTGCAACAGCTTACATACACTGGGTGTGTCTTAAAGGAAACCCTCAGACTCAGCccaccagttcctggaggatttCGGGTTGCTCGAAAGACTTTTGTCCTAAAT ggcttTCAAATTCCAAAGGGCTGGAATGTCATCTACAGCATCGCTGACACTCATGATGTCGCAGAGACCTTCCCAAATAAAGATGAATTTGATCCTGACAGATTTTTAACTCCCTTTCCTGAGGACTCCTCCAGATTCAATTTCATTCCATTTGGAGGAGGTGTACGAAGCTGTGTGGGCAAAGAATTCGCTAAAATTCTCCTGAAGATCTTCATAGTTGAACTGTGTCGCAACTGCGATTGGGAGCTCCTAAATGGGGCACCAACCATGAAGACTGGGCCAATTGTTTATCCTTCGGACAATCTTCCCACAATATTCAAACCTTTCAGCAGCACTTGTTAA